TCTACTGATAAATTTGACTCTGTACActcaaaatagagcaaaaacaactatttttgaggaaaaaaaaatgtaactctgGAAAAACTACTCAGCCATTTTTcctgtgtatatttacatttagtcatttagcagacacttacaaatgaggacagtggaagcaatcaaaaacaataaaagagcaatgatatacaagtgctataacaagtctcagttagattAAACGCAGTACagatagcaagggcttttaaataatataataaaaagaaaacagaatagaaaaagaatagagcaagctaatgttagaggtcttttttataattgtataataaattaaaagaaaatagaatacaaaaagattagaaaggtaattagatttttattttttttaaagaatagaattagaatagtgagtgctaaagctAGAggttcaaataaagatggaagagatgggttttaagccatTTTAAGGTTTTTATGTCAAATTCAACTTTGCCCATATCGGTGTATAAAAgatttgattctgattttataaTACTCGATCCTTCAGAATGTTTTTGCTGCTAAAGAGACCCCAGATGTTTCTTCCACCAAACTCGGAGATGAAAACAGATCAAGACCTGCAGCGCTGAGTCTGCATGACCTCTCAAAACCGATGTCCTCTTTCTCATTAATGCAAGATTATCAGGTAACACGTTTGAAATTATGGAAGGCattttctgccaaatttaaataaataaattaaatgattaaaatgaaaattaaaaccagattaacgatttcattacagaaaactgtacgcaaaatatgtgacaaaattgagaattaaattaaatgatttcattttcacagttacatccctgtcaaattgaaatataaaatgcaattggtgatttcacatttgattttcaatacagtctcgaggcaagactgccaatattaaaatgaaaagccaaacgtgaaaaataaactacaaatgcagtttttacaaagctctttATTAAAGCTCACGCAATAATGGTGacacaattcaaatttaaatgtaaattttacttttcattttaactcctcttttatttaagttttcgttttcattttcaaagacaacCTGCATGCAAATTATATGTTAATGAGTGGGTGTGGCTCAATTACGCTGTTTCGTGGAGGAGCTCAAATGGCGGTTATGGCAACTAGCAGCAGAATTAAACCAGCTAGCAAACATTTCGGATGATGATGACTTCATTTTACAACGAGTTGAATCTATATTGGATACACTTGGACATTTTGCAGCCGTCACAAACTCCGATGTCGATCCTCGAGTTATAATAGTCTTAGTGAGGTTGTGCATTTTCCGGGGAGTCTCGTCGGCCAGTTTGGTAAAATtggcaagatattcacagattcgacttttccggatcaataactcgcgagcaaaacgtttttggtacacgaattatgcctctttttactcgtagtgatgtagtaaacgagCTACAAGCGAGTTTGCCTGAAACAAGCTTTCTtccgctctgtacaaaatacgttgatctcaatgcgctggcgtctgagagacaagtcctaagggaccgtctgcaaagtgcgaaacgcgaaaaaggttactaataaaatactcaataacttcacagtaacacactgtagtgtcaccaaattcagttcacacatcactgctctcctgctgcttatactacaatgttggttttaaaaatagttgcttttgcacaattttacgatttttttttactatgaaaaCGTCAataacgttactgtaacacactgtactttcaccaaattcagttcacacatcactgctctcctactggttatactacaacacttatattgaaaatagttgcttttgcaccatttatatgattttttttaattatgaaaaacagttaataactttactataACACactactttcaccaaattcagttcatacatcactggtctcctgctggttattcttcaacaatcattttgaaattaaatgatgttgcacattttgtattatgaaaaataattaataacttcaccgttatggaacataatagttaataactttaatgtaacacactgtacattcatctgattcagttcacacatcactgctctcctgctggttatactacaactttcattttgaaagtaattgctttggcacaattttcatgcttttttattataaaaaatagttaataaattcaccattattggacataatagttaataactttaatgtaacacactgtacattcatcaaattcagttcacacatcactgctctccagctgtttatactacaactttcattttgaaagtaattgctttggcacatttgttattactttttattaagaaaaaggtAAATAACTTTActttaacacactgtacattctttaaaatcagatcacacatcactgctctcctgctggttatactacaacactcaaattgaaaattattgctttgacaattttttttatgatttttttaattattaaaaatagttaataactttactgcaCTGTATATTCATCAAacttttattagtgtttttattttcaaaacaagtgctgtagtataaccagcaggagagccgtaatgtgtgaactgaatttggtgaaagtacagtgttttacagtaaatttattaactgttttgcataaaaaatcataaaaaatgtgccaaagcaattacattcaaaatgaaagttgtagtataaccagcaggagagcagtgatgtgtgaactgaatttggttgaaatacagtgggttacagtaaagttattaactattatgttcaataatggtgactttattaactattttccataataaaaatcataaaaatgtgccaacgcaattactttcaaaattaaagttgtaGCATAACCAGTAGGAGAACCgttatgtgtgaactgaatttggtggaagtacagtgtgttacagtacatttattaactattgttcataattaaaaaaaattcatcaaaagTCTGCCAAAGTAAttccttttaaaatcaaagttgtggTATAaacagcagtagagcagtgatgtgtgaactgaatttggtggaagtacggtgtgttacagtaaagttattaactattatgttcaataacaggtgaagtaattaattattttaaataataaaaaatcataaaaaatttgcaaaagcaaATACTTTTgaaatgagtgttgtagtataaccagtaggagagcagtgatgtgtgagctgaatttggtgaaagtacagtgtgttacagtaacgttGTTGacgttttcataattaaaaaaaatcgtaaaattgtgcaaaagcaactatttttaaaaccaacattgtagtataagcagcaggagagcagtgatgtgtgaactgaatttggtgatactacagtgtgttactgtgaagttgttgagtattttattagtaacctttttcgcgtttcgcactttgcagacggtcccttaggacttgtctctcagacgccagcgcattgagatcaacgtattttgtacagagcggaggaaagcttgttttcaggcaaactcgcttgtagctcgtttactacatcactacgagtaaaaagaggcataattcgtgtaccaaaaacgttttgctcgcgagttattgatccggaaaagtcgaatctgtgaatatcttgccagTTTTACCAAACTGGCCGACGAGACTCCCCGGAAAATGCACAACCTCACTAAGACTATTATAACTCGAGGATCGACATCGGAGTTTGTGACGGCTGCAAAATGTCCAACTGTATCCAATATAGATTCAACTCGTAGCAAAATGAAGTCATCATCATCCGAAATGTTTGCTAGCTGGTTTAATTCTGCTGCTATACTGGCCATAACCGCCATTTGAGCTCCTCCACGAAACAGCGTAATTGAGCCACACCCACTCATTAACATATAATTTGCATGCAGgttgtctttgaaaatgaaaacgaaaacttaaataaaagaggagttaaaatgaaaagtaaaatttacatttaaatttgaattgtgtcaccattattgcgtgagcgttaataaagagctttgtaaaaactgtatttgtagtttatttttcacgtttggcttttcattttaatattggcagtcttgcctcgagactgtattgaaaatcaaatgtgaaatcaccaattgcattttatatttcaatttgaaaGCGATgtaactgtgaaaatgaaatcatttaatttaattctcaattttgtcacatattttgcgtacagttttctgtaatgaaatcgttaatctggttttaattttcattttaatcatttaatttatttatttaaatttggcagaaaatGCCTTCCATATGAAATAGCCTGAATTGATTTACAATATTAATTCCTGGAATAGAATAGTTTTATGGaatgtaatttcattttaaaggaatagttcaaccaaaaatgaaactttgcttATAATTACTCTCAGGCCCTTTTAAGAGgtagatgagttttttcttcatgagaacacatttggagaaatttaataTTACATCTGTAGGGGATTTTACCAGGTTTGATGGACCAGGTAAGATGAATGAAGACCAGGTGTAAGAGATTGAGTCAATTGAAGAAAAATGtactgaagaaaatagtttgcagtttCATCAGCAGAAATCAGCTTCAATACTCACTAGGAGTGCAAACTAAGTATCGGCCCATTTATGTGATGTTTCTAGAGCCCAGTTAATGGATTGGAGGTCTCCACTATCCAGAGGCAGCGTCTGGAGCTGCAGCTTCTCATAGCAGAACTGAAGGACCGTGAACAGGAGCTCAATACTACGGCAgcagcccatcacaagcagctccTGTCCTGGGAACAGGACCGTCAAAGAGTGCTGATCCTGGAACAGAGATGTGCCCGACTGGAGGGTGAGAGTGACTCCAGACTAGAACGggattaaataaatcaaacaagcactattaaaagcatttttgtacattgaaataaagcaaaacaggaaagactaactgaaataagtttaagacaaagcaaaaacacaacagaattaCTAAAATTTTAGCGTAATAtgcttaactaaaatgaaaaatgaaattataataaaaaggtaatttagTAGTATTCCAAAAGCTAATACAAATTCTCCAGATTGTAGCAAAATGATTGAGTTTTATATGACCAATttccattcttttatttttaattaggttGTTTTTGGTACTATACCTTTAAAAATTCCCCCTTAAATGTGAACTTTTCTGATTCAAAGTGGCAAGAAATTGCGTTTTATTTAAATCTAAGAGCAATTAGATCTACAGTCTCTTCTGCtagccaaggctgcatttttttatccaaaatacagtaaaaacagtgaaattgtgaaatattattacaattacaaaaaaacgttttctatttgtatatattgtaaaatgtattttattcctttgatcaaagctgaattttcagcattactccagtcttcagtgtcacatgatccttcagaaatcattctaatatactgatttactgctcaagaaacatttcagctgtgctaatatttttgtgaatgttgatggtTAACCCatgctgattaaaagtatttaaagagtCTTACAGATCTCAAACTTGTGAATGGTAATGGTAATTGTATTTGACTGCTCATGTTTCCTCAGATGAGCTGGAGAAGCGTAATGAAGTGATCAGAGCTCTCAGTAAGCAGACAAAGGTGTCGGAAACGAGAGAGAAAGATGTGTCCAGAGAGCTCAACAGCTCCCAACAGCAGCTTCACGAGCTGAGCCGCAGACAGATGAACATCTCCAGACATGAGCACGACTTGGAGGTGAAGTCAAATCTGTTTTTAGGTCGGACATTATGGCCTACACCATATCTTCCCACATCTTATGATAGTGGTACTcggtacattttattataatgtattatatattttgtttattgataGGAGAGGAACCAGAGTCTGGACTCCACGGTCATGAGGCTGTCATCACAGCTGGGACAGCTGCAGGTGCGCGAGGTGGAGGTCAGCTCCATGCTTAAACTGAAGGTAGCAGAGACTCACACTCATGCGCTCATCCATTATCTTATATCCAGTTCATTCAGACACATTAATATAAGTGCTTGTTTTTCTTTATCAGGATAGAGACGTGATTGAGGCCACCAATCACATTTTAGAGCTGTCCGGTCATCTGTGTGAACTGCAGAAATCACTTGAAGAGCTGCGAACACGTGAGAGCAAAATGCTGCGGGAAATGGAGGAACACAAACACTGTTTCAGAGAGAGCAGACATGAAAACACACAACTGAAAGGTAGACAGTTTATCTCACAATCTCTCGTTGCGTCCCACTTCAAATACTGTATAGTAGGTACTTTATTTGGTTTGAAACTATCTTGGCAAATATCAAACAAAGTACATTCTTAATAGTATTAATGTTTGTAGTATGAATGAATTCATGCTGGATTCATCAGGATGCATGTTTATTTCTTTGCAGCCGAGCTTCAGGAAAAAACCATTGAGAACAATAACCAGAGAGAAGAGCTCATCCGCTTAAAGCAGGAAAACCAGCTGTTGAAGAAAGACATCACTGCTGTTGAACTTCATATGATGAGTATGCCAGTACTGCACGTTTCAAACGCTAGTGACCTACATAAACAGCATCACAGACATGCTTCAGACACTGCAGAACAAAGCATAGACTGCATCTGTTAAAAACGAAACGCTGATAATAAACAGCATGATGCTTAAACACTGTTCGGTGCAAGAAAACATATCTTATCATCTTTTCATGAGCATTTATGCTTTTTGAAATTAATGCAAGTTGTCATGTTTGTTGCCCAGATGAAGATAAAAGCTGGAGGGATGAATTACTTGAACTCTCCCGATCAAAACAATCTCCAGCTGAATCTGAGCTGCTCTGTCTGCGGCAGGTACTGTCTTTCAGAACTCCCTCTCTTTACATCATCCAGTGCCAACCAGTGTTCATTTTTACAGATCTCTGTCCTTTCCATTTGCTCTTCCGGAGCAGTTTTTCCGGTTTTTCAGCATGTTTGTAAGACTTCCTGCATTCCTTTTCCATGACTTCCATGATAGGGTCATAATCTCTTCTAAAACAGCTCCACAGGCTATAACTCAGTGATACTTTAGTATTATTGAGATgccattgtagttttttatatttacagttttccatttaattttaattaaagatgacattttctaaatcattttgttatatatatatatatatatgtatgtgtgtgtagtttttatttcaatttagttattttagtacttcaagaaAATTAGAAATTACCTTGGCaatcagctgaaataaaataagtttacatttttaatacacacacacatatatatactgtttataaCTAACAGTTAACATGTATTTAAagtaacaaacatttattttatagttttagcgATGATAACCCTGCTTTAATctctttgcttttttaaaatattaataattttcttattttaagcacTTATGATGAGCTATTTCATATTTCTCTATTATCCTGTTTCACATTACTGTACTTTAGGCATCAGATATGTTCTGATTCGTTAGGATTTGCTTCACATCAAGTCAGCACATAATAAATGATTTGATAGGGTTATGATATATGCATATGTAAGCGCTTAGAAAAgcgtgcctagaaaagcgctatataaatgtaacgaattattattattattatatgtttgtgACAGGTGTGTGAAAACCAAAAAAATGACCTCCAGCTGCTAAAGCTGAACTTGGAGAGCACCAGAGAGTCACTCCGACATCATGAGGGTCAAAGGTCACGGGAGAGGTGGGCTTCTACAATGTGTAGtgtttcataaaatgtaattgctTATTTCAGCCACTgggtgttattttattattattctattttactattatagtttttattaatatattgaattatcatttattttaatagttagatttttagtaatattgttatatatagaAATTGTGTTATAGTACTTCTGACatcatctttttaaaaatattactattttagtttaacattttttatttcggTTTTAGTTTGTTCATTTCCAGttagtattttgaattagttatttatattttcacttttcattttcatttggtttatttttagtaatttatttagtgtttttagtaatattgtaaaaaaatgtgttatagtagttttgtctttgttttaaatattactgtttggatttaatatattgttatttcagctttagttttagtttttattcatttccagttagaaatttttattttaagtgagcttttttttttaatatgtttaattatttttatatttttatatcagtttgatttatttttgtttcagttttagtattcAGTATTTAGTATTCAGTTGTTTAGTATTCTTTGCCAGTAAAACAGTACTTTTAGTACTTCAACCTAAACCTattccagtttttttatttatttaagttttagtttttaataaccCTGGTCCAGGCATCTTGAGTTATGAGTGTTTTTGTGTTCGTAGGGCTGATTCTGTTTTAGGAGACACTCATGTGCTAGAATACAGTGATCATCAAGAAGGGACAGAACTAGAAACAGGGCTAATGTCCATCCTGTGCCACAGCACAAGCAGAAATGCCCCATCGGGTTTAACACAGCATCTTTGTGTTGAAATGGAAACGCAGACTGACTCTGAGCATGACTTTAGCACAGCTTTGAGTGCAACAAACCATGAAGTCACAGAACAGTCAGCCGTAGAGGAAAATTGCTCAGGCGCCAACATTACGAACAGCTGTGCAACTAGCCAGTGTGACATCAATGAGCAAGAATCACCCAAGATGGTAATAAAGGAAAGAGCGAACAATTGTGTTGCGGCGTCATCCCAGTCTCTCTGCTGTGATAACGCTGACAGCCCATCAGAAGATCCACAGAGTCGGGCAGTGTATTCTGACACTAGAGCTGATGTGGATTTAATGGCTGTCATTGACTATGATTCAGAGACAGGAACTCCTTTCTGTGTAGTCGATGTGGATATCAGTCCAAGATTCTCTTGGTAGGATTCTCTAGCTTTATTATAACATCTTTTCGAGTTAGGTTGTGATCATAGGTTTGTACATAGGTTTCTTTTTTTGGATGGTTTATTTAAGGAGAGCTCAGTTTTACTATGTTCTAccataaaaaattaattgtacTTAATATTGCATATTTGTATGTAGGtatatgttaaagggggggtgaaatgctatttcatgcatactgagttttttacactgttaaagagttggattcccatgctaaacatggacaaagtttcaaaaattaagttgtacgtttgaaggagtattctttagctccgcccacacatcacgcctccagtcggtcatgtttttccgggaaaaatcggtacagactatctttctcttatgaatataataaaactaaagactttttggagttatgaaggacgcagtactactctataggtactcaagattaacaggatattgagtgaaaacgagcatttcaccccccccctttaagattgaGCATGCAAAAAACACTGGTAATTTTGTTGGCCTAATGATAACCGTGACTTTCTCTTCTAGTGTTGCAGATCTGAGCCTTCTTAATCTGGATTGCCCCTCCCCCTCACACAGAAGTAGGCGGAGCTCTGTCTGTTTACCTGATTCTATGCTAAGCATTGAACTCTGTGCCAATGATGTAGCTTGCCAAGGCAATGAGGTAGCTCAACACTTCATGTATTTGTATCAGGGATGTGATTCTTTCTATTAACATAGTTTTCTGTATTTCCTATCTGAAAAGTATGACCCTTGTGAATTGAGTAAATTGCAGCATTTTCAAATacaaattgtacaaaaataaaattaattgcattaatcTTTTTCTGTAAACTAATGATGAGGATGACAATTATATTAAATACTCATTTGTACAGTACAATCGTATTATTGCATTCGTAATATTCATttcaatagtaatatttcttttttttataatttgttttttctaAATTCAGTAATAACAAAATAGCAAGTAGTTATTtgattaacaatattaatatttctcttaacattttttaatctttcaaAATAGCTTTtacttataaaaaataacatttttatattttttttaactctaatgtggtttaaaaaaaatttgcttatttttataaattctaATATGTTGTagtttgatgtgtttttttgttatgtaaagtgctttgataagtaacatttaaatgtgctttagaaaaataaatattattattattattattattaaatacctttttttaccctattattaatatttagatatttatttagttagtataatataaacaataaacaaaattaaattgtttttagtttttattgttttttatagttatattgaAAGTGGTGGAGAACATTAATTTTTGTCCAAAGGTGATCACATGcctgttttatgaatatttaaatgaaGGTGTTATCGAGGGTTCAATTGGGATCTGTCATGTGGGGTTCACCATTTTTCAGGGCCCTTGCCCAATTTAACCCCTGTGTGTTATCAACCTCTAACCTTATTGCCTGTATATTTGCATCTCACGCAGGAGAGCTACAGCTCATCCACAACACGGTTACAGCGTCTGCCGGCTGAGTCTCAGGAAATGGTTTCAAGTTTGGAAAGTTCTATCAAGAAAAATGTCAACCCGACAGAACCTCAGAGTCCAATGAACTGTGATGCTGGTTGTCACCGCCAAAGTAACTATGAAAACAGCAGCCACTCCCAAACCTCCACCCATAACCAAACACGCGGGGTACTTATTACATCACAAAACTCATTTGCATAATAGTTTAATGCATAGCATAAATTATGCTTCAAGGTGAAAGTGTAAATAAATggcattttcttcttcttgtccTAAAGCAAAGTGACTCCCAGATTGAAAGCAGCCCACGTTTGCATCAAGGAATCAAGTCATGAGGTCCATAAAGCCATGAGAAGCAGTGAATCCCCATTAACTATCATCTTCTCTCACTGCTTCTAAAAAATACATCAGTTTTTTGCAACCAAAGAGGAGTTTTCTGAAGATaacaagtattattttttttaacaaatgctgtaattctatttttttttttatcaaaacttatttttatgaAACGTGTACAAAAATGAGCATTATTAGTTAATCCTACAGAAGCACTTCAGCACTTCCTCTGAACGATGTAGAGACAGGTGTTATTAATAAACATCTTTCTTTAAGTAATAAACCTGTCCTACAAGATGACACAATGGttctggttgttttttttttttttcattttctttttttcattccaGTTTCACTGTCATCTAACCTGTTTGGTGAACTGTGATGTGGCTCTTTTCTGGATCATCGTGTTTTACATCCGAAATGCAGTCTCGTTCCCACAGAAAAGACAAGGAGCCATCAGCCTTATCAAAAGCCACTGAACTGCAGTATATTTGCCTGATCTCAGGACATCTAAAAGAACAATAAAGCTCTTTACATGCTGCCATTATCGGTTTCTTTTAATTGGTTGTTTTGATTGACTCCCTCATTTTAgtgttaatttgtattttttaatgcaaaaataataaatacaaattagtagtagttttttttttttttttgcaaaaaatatatattttgactaaatataaaaaaaaagttgcaaattaCCACAGTCTTTGAAGTTATTTAAGTTttgcattacaaaatatatactgaTTTGCATTAGAAAATCCAGCTTTTGCGTGTTTTTTAGCAGTTCCAAACTTCTCATCTATAGTCAGGggtggatctagaaaaatattgatggggtggcgagaagggggcaggaatttttggggggtggcaacatatggcagacgtatatatactgaatttagtcacagttatcacagtttgatgataaatagtatatgtgcacactacaaaagggcacaggctgcaatttaaaaacttaatctcatgcaatcaatgtcttgcatttgaaacagttcatataaggaataagtgaccataccccataagaactaccacactcactaatgcatacagtttgCATCGACAtttaattaagagcattataaaaggttcagtgttatcaacatgtcaatttattataagaaacacaagattttaatagCCAATGAGATTTACAGATGGGGAGACTcgactgattttctactgttaaGTGTtcatcaccatctaactcaaccagtcaagagctagatTTAGCCTTAGatattatatgaatatggtccctgaagcataggttttatttgctgacaataataataaataaataagcataataggcacaaatacaaatgtacttttagaaattgtttttgaaaaatatggtgttattgttttggcaagcttaaattaaaacttctatgaaaacttgtgtgatattcctttaaaataatgttttagtatatcattttttaagtatattttactaagcaatttcttacataatttctttgagttagaccaaacttttattttggtgggttgtagacaGTAATTTTAGACAGTGTTTATtagtaaactattattattagctattaggcctacttgaagtatagcatactcttatgtgcaatagtactatatttctgtttgaatttcttcaagttataccgaaattctattttgacaggttgtggtaaagacattgccgtttctgtcagtctgtgtatatgatacgaatgaatgacgatagttttatcaaatgaaatggtgaaatcctctcatagtgCTCTGAAGTGCACATGTGTTGCCCACATCATGTGTCAATATATGATACCGCAAACAAGAGgttgcgagcggtcgcgagcgcggatgggataatggaggaagtttttttgtttgtttgagcaaCTGGGGTGGtgcctctgggagttggtgccctactctgcgtgtagggagcgacggtactgaacagctttaatattgcagacactagtccatatcgagatttgattaaatgctctacttttgatttattcattaaaaaaaatggccgaattccgtgacgttctgctctatacagcaagttccatttcCGCGATTGAATCCCTGTCGCTTTTCAAACACAaatggggtgaatttatgaatgaaagtgtgaaagttctgacacaaaacgaagttgttacctatcctcacgctttttaaaagtgggtaactatgtttgacaggtgcaatatatgaaaatcgaaaattattaatttattttttaaattacatttatatctgaatatatgtcagagttcggagcgggttcgtgaatcatttgagtcaggtcgggagttcggagcgggatcgcgaatcatttgagtcagttcgggagttcaaagcgggttcgcgaatcatttgagtcagtttggggatagcaaatcattttaatcaattcggaggcttcggagcgggttcgcgaatcatttgagtcagtttggggatcgcgaatcattggaatcagttcgggagttcgtagcgggatagcgaatcatttgagtcagttatggggatcgcgaatcatttgagtcagtttgggagttcggagcgggatcgcgaatcatttgagtcagttcgggagttcggagcgggttcgcgaatcatatgagtcacTTTGGggattcgcaaatcatttgaatcagtttaggagttcggagcggcttcgcggatcatttgaattaattcgagagttcggagcgggttcgcgaatcatatgtGTCATTTTGGggattcgcaaatcatttgaatcagtttaggagttcagagc
Above is a window of Carassius auratus strain Wakin chromosome 35, ASM336829v1, whole genome shotgun sequence DNA encoding:
- the LOC113054709 gene encoding coiled-coil domain-containing protein 62-like isoform X6 — encoded protein: MEERWNSKTPGGFSISKGSQVEPWHSTPVKKNVFAAKETPDVSSTKLGDENRSRPAALSLHDLSKPMSSFSLMQDYQSPVNGLEVSTIQRQRLELQLLIAELKDREQELNTTAAAHHKQLLSWEQDRQRVLILEQRCARLEDELEKRNEVIRALSKQTKVSETREKDVSRELNSSQQQLHELSRRQMNISRHEHDLEERNQSLDSTVMRLSSQLGQLQVREVEVSSMLKLKDRDVIEATNHILELSGHLCELQKSLEELRTRESKMLREMEEHKHCFRESRHENTQLKAELQEKTIENNNQREELIRLKQENQLLKKDITAVELHMMNEDKSWRDELLELSRSKQSPAESELLCLRQVCENQKNDLQLLKLNLESTRESLRHHEGQRSRESVADLSLLNLDCPSPSHRRELQLIHNTVTASAG
- the LOC113054709 gene encoding coiled-coil domain-containing protein 62-like isoform X2, yielding MEERWNSKTPGGFSISKGSQVEPWHSTPVKKSPVNGLEVSTIQRQRLELQLLIAELKDREQELNTTAAAHHKQLLSWEQDRQRVLILEQRCARLEDELEKRNEVIRALSKQTKVSETREKDVSRELNSSQQQLHELSRRQMNISRHEHDLEERNQSLDSTVMRLSSQLGQLQVREVEVSSMLKLKDRDVIEATNHILELSGHLCELQKSLEELRTRESKMLREMEEHKHCFRESRHENTQLKAELQEKTIENNNQREELIRLKQENQLLKKDITAVELHMMNEDKSWRDELLELSRSKQSPAESELLCLRQVCENQKNDLQLLKLNLESTRESLRHHEGQRSRERADSVLGDTHVLEYSDHQEGTELETGLMSILCHSTSRNAPSGLTQHLCVEMETQTDSEHDFSTALSATNHEVTEQSAVEENCSGANITNSCATSQCDINEQESPKMVIKERANNCVAASSQSLCCDNADSPSEDPQSRAVYSDTRADVDLMAVIDYDSETGTPFCVVDVDISPRFSCVADLSLLNLDCPSPSHRSRRSSVCLPDSMLSIELCANDVACQGNEESYSSSTTRLQRLPAESQEMVSSLESSIKKNVNPTEPQSPMNCDAGCHRQSNYENSSHSQTSTHNQTRGQSDSQIESSPRLHQGIKS
- the LOC113054709 gene encoding coiled-coil domain-containing protein 62-like isoform X5: MRLSSQLGQLQVREVEVSSMLKLKDRDVIEATNHILELSGHLCELQKSLEELRTRESKMLREMEEHKHCFRESRHENTQLKAELQEKTIENNNQREELIRLKQENQLLKKDITAVELHMMNEDKSWRDELLELSRSKQSPAESELLCLRQVCENQKNDLQLLKLNLESTRESLRHHEGQRSRERADSVLGDTHVLEYSDHQEGTELETGLMSILCHSTSRNAPSGLTQHLCVEMETQTDSEHDFSTALSATNHEVTEQSAVEENCSGANITNSCATSQCDINEQESPKMVIKERANNCVAASSQSLCCDNADSPSEDPQSRAVYSDTRADVDLMAVIDYDSETGTPFCVVDVDISPRFSCVADLSLLNLDCPSPSHRSRRSSVCLPDSMLSIELCANDVACQGNEESYSSSTTRLQRLPAESQEMVSSLESSIKKNVNPTEPQSPMNCDAGCHRQSNYENSSHSQTSTHNQTRGQSDSQIESSPRLHQGIKS